The genomic DNA ACATGCTTTTGTTCGGGTTTTTGGGGATTGAATTAGGACAGGAAAATGTTGCCTTTGTTTCTTAGAAACACAATTATCTTTGTTATGGAGCCTTAGGGTGACTGGAATTTTGAAGTATTGTGGCTTACGTTGTTAATATGATGATTGCAAGTAGGATCACTTTAATTAAGCAAAGGGCTAAATTTTAATGAATGAGCTTTACTAAACATCATGCTTCAGTTTTGGAAGTAGAGAGAGCTAGCAGGAAGATATGTAATGGAATCGTGAGGGCTGAGTTGGAGGAAATCActgattttacgaactttggCATTATGATTGTATTTTAGTCTTGACAAAGGGATCCTTGGCTACAATTTTGGTTGGCAATTTTGCTTCATGATTACCCTGCATTAGTTCAGATCTCACAGATTGTCTCTTTTGGTAATTTCTGTCAGATTTTTGCTGCCTATCGTTTCTTCGTACTATCTCGTTCTTTCCAAAAGTTTTTAACTTTAGCCTCTCTTTGGTTTCCCAAATTTTAGAATGTGCCATATGTCTTTGTGCCTTCGAAGCAAGCACTTGGACGAGCATGTGGGGTAACTAGACCCGTCATTGCTTGCTCCGTGACAACAAACGAGGCCAGCCAATTGAAATCCCAAATACAGCAACTCAAGGTAATGTTATTGCCTTGCCTTGCGTTGTTTGCTCTGCTGTGAATGTGCATAGTAAGGCTGTCattgtgaaattttttgtCTTTGAAATGCAGGATGCTATAGAGAAACTATTGATTTAAAAGTGCTAGAGGGTTATCGGTGTGATGGGCCTCCCAACTCCCTGAGGGCTGGCATCTCGGGAGGCTTGGACTGAGTTCGCTACCATAGATTTCCTTGTCCCTTTTTAACATTTATATGAGGATTGTGGGTTTTGTGTAAGCTAAAGACACAACAATGATTGAAGAGTTGGGCTAGTGTGACATTGCGTGTTTGtcattctgttttttttctctcatttttctggCTAGACATCTATCTGATAAAACTCAGACCTGATTTGGCCAATTCTCCTCAACTTGGATGTTGTTCTCGTCATTTTCAACCTTGAATTGGAGCGAGACTTTACCTTTGTGGAAATATCGCTTCTTACAATGATGAATTATGCATGTAAGATAGACTGCATCCAAGAGCTGTGAGCTGATAAGGCACGACAGAGTTACCATTACAGCCATAACACTTAACGGGCCGGACTCTGCCCAGTCCAAGATGGAAGAACCAATCTACTATGTTATAATCCTCAGCACAACTATTATCGTTTTGGCTCTGGCTTCTACTGTATCCGTTTTCCTTGTTGACAATGAACTATATATCCAAAGCTTATGAGACTGAAAGGTTAAAAAAAGGACTGAAATCGTATCTTCGTGCAATCGCGTCCTTGTGTAGACATTATATACTGCTCGAGTAATCGGTTTCTGATTTGCTAGCAGTCTTATGAACCTGGGTGTTACTTTTAAGTATCCTTTTCCTCACAGCAGCAATGACAGGTATGGAACAAGGGTGTTATTTAGCATCATTTTCTTCACAGCAGTGATAGTAAGTGTGGCACTTCCTTTCAGTACAACAAAATATCGTAGATGAAGCTCTCAGTTCTCAAGCTGGGTGACAGCAGATATCTGTTTCCCCACGGGTCCTGGCTTGTAATATTGGGGGTACATTTCTTTGGACATCTTGCAACCCCTCATACTAACATCTGCTGTGGAACAGCATTTTCCTCCATAACCAATAACACAAGAAAACAGACCACAAGATCCATAGCAGAGTTCCAAGTTTTGAATTTGCTGCATGATGTAGTTAGCACCCATAACTATTTCCGCAGGCTCCACTCTCAGAGCAAGACATTTCCCCATGAGTTTTAGCGGGCTCCACAGATTCACAACCACAGTGCGGAATCATAAGCTCCCAGTCAATAGCTCAAGAGTTAAATCGACTGCAAGCTGAGTTTAGAATATCTAAGGGATGTCATCCACGCTACAGCAGCATAAACATCAACAAACAACAGCACAATTGGAAGTAAGGAAGCCCGATTGCATATCTATAAATACCAGGCATGGAACCATCAGAAGGAGAGAGTAACAAATGTATCCTCCTAGTTAAAATTGTTTGTGGATGCACCGGCGTTGCACACAAATTCCATTAGGTATCAAGAGCTATAATTGGACACAAGTAATTCTAGAAATGAACAGGCTTATATATGTATCTTCACAAGCTTGTCGCATGTGAGAAGCTAAAAGGAGCTAAAGATAAGTTCCAGATCCCGTAAGAAACATCAGTATCACTGCCCTCCTGCACATGTTGGAGCCCAAGTGGTCTTCATCGGGAAGAATAATGAACGATTAGAACTCATAAGGGAACCTGCAATGGATAGGGAAGAGAGACCATAAGAGCTGTTCTATTATGAGATGATCATGCAAAATGAAACATGTCACACATAAACTTTGGAAATTGATTAGAAGCTGGGAAGTATCACAATCCAGATTAACACTAAACCATACGCTCTTGATGTGAAAACTCGTCCAAGCAATAAGCAAATATCATATGATGTCCAAGCATGCTGAAGATCACTCAAAATTTAACAGAAATAACAAATATATCAACCATTGGCTCTCAAAGAAGGCACATCCCAACCATAGATCTCAGAACATAACTTTCAGAAGTTGCATTTAGGAAACAATTAGcacaataaatttttcatttgtgACAGCAACACAGAAATATCCCCAAGGAAAATGCCAAAAACGAATATTCAATTTTCATGTTTCCTCCGCTAACTTAGTTGTgcataaacaaaattaattcCTCTGGCAATCAGTACCATTTCCCCCTCCCATCCAAACACAGAATGGTGTAAGGAACAACTATCAGCCCACATACAAAAAAAGTTAACAGGCGGTTGATATAAATGTTGTATTTCACTCCCTAAGCTTAAAATTCCACTGTCTCAACAAAACAAAGCGCATTGACaacaattattaaaaaaaaaaattcattatcCTGTATAAAAAGCATTTAAAAATTGGACCTCATCTCATCTCGTCAGGCTGCTGCCTCAAACTGCCGCAACATATCGCAGTGTGGAGTTTCCGTCACAAAACCCCACTGCCGCCTCTGGATCTCGTACCTACAATTCTGTGCAAGTATCGAGACATAATCCCTCTCAATCTTCCCTTCGAGCCCCACTCTCTCCATACTACCCGGGGGATAATCCTGCTCAAACTTTCTGGACTTGACATAATAATTTACCCCCTTTTGAGTCGTGAACTTGTACTCATAAGGATAAGATCGTGACAAAGCATAAACCGGCTCTGAAGAGGGTAGGAAATTCAGCAGCAGAATCAAGAGCACAGGGAGCAACTGAATAAGCATCCTCAAATTGAACCCACCAGACCCATTATCCCCATTCCTCTGCCCCATCCCCGTCCCGAAAGAGTATGTTCGATATTGGGTAGTGGCAGGGTGCATCCCCCCAAAGAAGAAGTTCCTAAATATCTCATCCGCATCAAAATCAGCTTCATAAAACCCATTGAACCCTTGTGCAGGGCCCCGTCTCGCAGCACGCTGCTCATAAACGGGATCTTCTGAGCCAGTAAGGTCGTATTTTTTACGGCTCTCATTGTTGCTCAGGCACTGGAAAGCCCTAGAGACAGCCTTGAAGGCTTCCTCTGCCCCGGGGGCCTTGTTCTTATCGGGGTGAACCTTCAGTGACAGCTTCCTGTAAGCCTTCTTCACATCCTCCTCCGCGCAGCTCTTCTCCAGCCCCAATATCTCGTAGtaatccttcttcttcttaatttGCCTCACAATCGTGATCTGCTCCTCAGTGTACGCCGTCGAGGAGGACGAAGACGAAGATGGACCGTTCGATTGAGCACGGTGCCGGATAGAGGGTTGATCCGACGGCGGCGGGGGGTTGGAATTCGCCTCAGGCTTAGCACCGGGTCCCTGATCAAGTTTGGAGAGGAGATCGTCGACGGGCAAGCTAGGGTCGAGACGGCGAGCCTTGGTGAGGAATTTCAGGGCACGGGCCCGATCCCCGACGTCGAGGGCGTCCTTCCCGATTTTGAGGCACTTGATCGCATCATCTTTGTTCCCTTCCATGGAAGCTGGAACAAAACAGCCGATTCAAAACGAAGATATAAGAAACCCTAAAAAAGCAGAAACGGGCGATCAGCAATTCAGATCGAGAGCAGCTCAAGATTACGAAGAAAGGCCATATATTGGAAATGAAGATGAGAGATTCGAGGAGATCAGAGAATCGGACTTTGCCTGATGATGAGAACAGAGACGGCTCGGGGATCGGGGGACGGGAGGGTTTTGGGTCGGTCTTCTCTTCCAAAGGAGGAAAATGCCTACGCCCCACTAAAGAGAGAGGGCCGGCAATTCTGCTACCCCAGATGGGGTCATGGTGAAGGTGAGAAGATGGACTACCGAGTCACGCGAATGTTCGGGTGCTTCTTGGTATACGCCAAGCACTTGCCCCCTCCACCGTTGATCTGCGCGGGACCCTACCTCGCCCGCCTTGTTCCTTTTCCTAGCCATCGATCATGTCTCTCACGACTCATTGGACCAtgatacatttttttaaaggtAGATTATCACGGTTACCATTCACTTATTTATTAGCAATTATTTTTGTCTCTGATATTTTTGCCATCAATTAGCTCAAAACGTTAACATTCCGTCTAACATTTATACCCTTCTATGACGGAAAAGTGATGGATCACATAACGTCGTCCATGAATTTTTCGTCACAGAAATTAACGGAATGGTATAAATATTAGACGGAATGTCAACGTTTGGGGCTAATTGAtgacaaaaatatatcaagGGCAAAAACGGTTGCTAATGAATAAGTGGAGGGCGATAGTAATAgtctattatttttttatgataaaaaaatgcataaactGAAAATCAAGTATCGATTATAGCctaaaatcatttttattttaatctaaTCTATGTTTTCCTATTAGGAAGGAACACAACCAAATATTTTGCATCGAATTGTCCATCTCTGACGTTCTATTCTATTTACCTATTAGGTACATGGGTTTCTCCCATAAACCCGAACAAACACCTAGCGATGATCATACGCATTCTTTCCATTAAATTCCTTCACAATAATACCATATAAAAAGAAGCTTTAACAATTTTGGATCATCAAAATGGAAGTTCTAGAATAAGATAAGATACTTATCAATATCAACAATAGTGATACTGTATTTAAAacattcattaaaaaaaaaaagatacttTACAAAAAATGAAGGGACAGttcaaaacaaaaatcaataGGTTCGGACAGAGATATCGGACCGGTTACATCATTGAAATTTCTGTTTAGAAAACAGTAAGCATTTCCAATCCAAATAGACATAAAAGTGTAACTCTACTTCCGTCCCCTCAACCTATCTATACTCAGATTTCACCAATCACCCGCCACAAACATCAACATACTGTGACAATATCTCACAAGTCACCCACGAGCCTCAAAACAACAAAAGCCTGAAACAGTGAGAGCATTTATCTTTCCTCGACCCTAGTCCCAACCACTTACCTCCACCGACCCATAACCTAGCCCATTTCCAAATGACTGACCACCGAAAGCACCCTCCTCCTGTGCAGTGGCAATATCATAATCACAATTTGCAGGATTACCATTAGAGTCAATCACATAAGAAGGATTATAATCATCTATTGAAGTTGAGTAGTCATAATTGCTCTGAAAGGTATTTCTCTTGTTCCCAAACTTCGGACCCCTTCTAAAATCGTGGCCACCAAACTTGTTGCCCCTGTGGTTCCTCGACATTCCATTACTGTTATTGCCATCAAAAGATTGCTCAGCACACTCAGACAGCCAACAAGGAACTTCCTGGTTCGTCTCCTTCATCAGATCTGTGAGGGCTCTTGCTAGCGCAACGTTCTTGCTGTTGAAGAATGCAGTAGCTAGGCCTGACTTACCAGCCCGCCCGGTCCGGCCGATTCTGTGGACATAGTCATCGATACATTTTGGAAGGTCAAAGTTTACAACGTGGGCAACATGAGGGATATCAAGTCCTCGAGAAGCAACATCAGTTGCCACCATTATTGGAGTGGCTCCTCTTTTGAAGGACCTCAAAGCTCTTTCCCTCTCCTTCAATACAAATACAGAAAGAATGGCATTAGTTTAACatgtcttatatatatatacaatcaCACAAGAAAACGAGAAAAAGCAAGTCCTTTGCGACTGACTTACCACTTGAACTTTATCACCATGTATAGCTATGGCAGAGAAGCCGTTTTGAAACAACCAGCTCTCTAGGACATCTGCTCCTCTCTTCGTCTCCACAAATACTAAGGTCAATTCTCGCTGCAGAGTACACAGTGGATCAATATATTTCAAGCAAGTAGATAGCAACTGACTAGTAAATAAATCATTACTTTCCCATGATGCCCGTCTTCTTGTCGGGCATGGAGAAGATCCTTTAGACGTCTCCTTTTATCCTTTTCTTCGACAAATTCAACCTTTTGAGCAATCAGCTCGGTGCTTGACCCAACTCTCCCAACTGTCAGAAATATATAGTTTGAAAGAAAATCTGATGCAAGCATCTGCAATGTCAAAAATAGTTGTCGAAAAACAAAATCGAGCGAGCAAATATTAGGCGCATCCAAAACGACAATAGCAAGCACAGGTTTCAAGATAA from Punica granatum isolate Tunisia-2019 chromosome 2, ASM765513v2, whole genome shotgun sequence includes the following:
- the LOC116197768 gene encoding chaperone protein dnaJ 49-like; this encodes MEGNKDDAIKCLKIGKDALDVGDRARALKFLTKARRLDPSLPVDDLLSKLDQGPGAKPEANSNPPPPSDQPSIRHRAQSNGPSSSSSSSTAYTEEQITIVRQIKKKKDYYEILGLEKSCAEEDVKKAYRKLSLKVHPDKNKAPGAEEAFKAVSRAFQCLSNNESRKKYDLTGSEDPVYEQRAARRGPAQGFNGFYEADFDADEIFRNFFFGGMHPATTQYRTYSFGTGMGQRNGDNGSGGFNLRMLIQLLPVLLILLLNFLPSSEPVYALSRSYPYEYKFTTQKGVNYYVKSRKFEQDYPPGSMERVGLEGKIERDYVSILAQNCRYEIQRRQWGFVTETPHCDMLRQFEAAA